TGGGATTTCCTTTGCAACCTCGAAGGAGCCTAGTGTAATGGCACTATTGAATAACTCCTTTCAATTCCCATTATGTTGGGATTTCCTTTGCAACAGAGGCCTTTTTAAGGCCAAATCGGCCCAAACCGCCCATTTCGGGCATCGCCCACGGATGGGCCTTCGATTATCCTTGAATTGCGGGGTGCTTTATAAAGATAATCGAAAAATGGGGCCCTTGGGGAGCCGAATTGCCGACGGGTTAAGCCCGAGGCCCCTCGCCGAGAGGGGGGCCCACTCCTGCAGGCCCGCGGGCCATATCTCGAGGGGCCTCCCATTGGCCAAGCCCCCTTTTAACGACCCTCCCGGGCCAGACCCTCGCCTCCAACTGGCCCGGCCCCGGGAATGGGCCTTGCTTATTATCCGCTCGCCCGGCCTTTCCATCGGCTTTTCGACAAAAGGGATATATTCGCCGGTATTACGATGGCCAGACGAAGGCTTTTCAAGCGATCAAGCCCCGGTTCCGCATTTCGGCCGACCGGCCCGGCTTGGTGGAATAGGAGGTGGAGATCGCGGAGCAGGACAGCCCTTAAGGATTTGAGGTGGGATTTAGGAACCCCCATAGGGCCCGCTCCACGTTCTCCGGGCGGTATTTGAGCTTGGAGAACAGGAAGCCATCCGGCCCCGCCTTCTTCGGCTCCCTCTTCGCCTCGATAGGGGGGAGCCCGATCAAGGCCTCGAGGTGTTCGATCGAGGGCCTAAGGGGCGCCGGCGCTATAGGTATGGATAATGTTTCGCGGGTTCAGAATCATAGAAATCGTTCTCCAATTCCCTGGTTAGTTGCAGGAGCCTATCGGGATGCTTCTGGGACGATTTCTCTAAGCCCTCCGTACCTGAATCTAAAAAGATCCAATTGCCGGTTACTCCAATCGGCCCTCAGATGCTTCCTGATGAACTCCCTCAGCTCCGGCCTCCTCCCTATCTGGGAAATCCAGCCGAACTGGAAATGGGAGGCATCCATTCCCTCCAATGGCATCTTCATTCCATGGCGGGCCATATAATCCCCATATACCTGCCTCGCATCGGTTAAGAGTCCCCTGAAGCGCTTAACGATCGATCCGAAGCGCTCATCCCAAGTCTCGGGATGGAATAGGGGGCGCTCCTCGCCATCCACCAATAGCGCGGATATGGGTATGAACCCCGGGCTGCCCAAATCAGCCCCCAAGGCGGCGACCGGGTAAACCGATATGGAATGAACGCCATCCCGCCAAGCGATTTCCTCAACGGCTCTAACAAGCTTTTCAAATCCTTTAGCTTGCATGCCAAGAACATCGGGGACCTCGGCATCGGGTTTCGAGATCGCGTATGAATTGGCATCGTGAAGGTTCGGCCCTTTAAAGGAAACCTCGATCGCGACCCTCCCCTCAATCCCCTTCAAACCCCTCGCCATGGCCCTCAGGAAATCCGAGAGCTCCCCCTCGCCGGCGGTTGAGAACCATATGCCGTTCGTCTGGATCACGACCCTCGGAATCCCATATGGACATCCGTTCTCGATTATGCGCCTCAGCGCCGCGGTGGCCAAATTGGCGGTGGCGAGGGCCCGCTCCCTGCCGAGCAAAGGTTCACCACCTTGGATTCGTCCCCAACCCACCTTTCCCCTGAAGGATTCCAATGCGCCGATGCATCCCTCAAGGTTTGTTGTTATGACCCTTCGGCTGGATTTGGATCCAAGATAGGCATATGCTTGCGCATAGCATAAGTAGCACCTCAAGTTGCACCCGGCGAAGCGCAAAAGGAGGGCCCCGTTTCCCCCTTCCCCCTCGTTATGCTCCCAAGGGGAAAAGGGCAGATAATCCTTCACGGCGAACTCAAGGCCCCTATCGTTCAATTCATGCCGCCGCGCGGGATTATGATCGCGCTCGCTTTTAGGGCCTCGATACGCGCCATATAAGAAGTTTTCTCCATCAAAGCGCTGGAGGCGATTTTAGAAAGGCATCCACTCGAATCGATGCGCGATCGTTTGAAAGACCTTTGAACGAAAGGCCGAAGGCTAATGCTTTTTTTAACGCTTCCTTCTCATCCTTGGGTGGCAGTAGGTTGCACGGGCTCTTCCATGGCCTAGAAAGCTGGAAAAGCTTTTATATATTGTTTTATATATCGCTTTGGATCATCATCAAGACGATAGAGATAAATGAGTAGACGATTTAATTTGTTACCCGAAACCCTTCGGGCAGTCCTACTAGGGGGATATTTGGCTATTCAGGGGCTGTATTTAGCGAAATCTTTCGATGGTTAAGAAGTAGAGCGGCAAGGGAAAGCGAAGTGAAGGGAGTGGCCACCAAGTTATTGGGAGAGATAGAGTTCCTCTCCCAAGGAATCGACTCATTCATCGAATTGATTGAAGATGCTATCAAGCGGGCTAAAAAGTGGAGTCGATACCCATAATCAGCGAGCCTACTATCGATATCAGCCTATACAAAAGCCTAGCCAAGGATTTAGGGCCCTTATCGCCCCACCGAGTTTTATAACCTTATCAGGGTTTTCAAGGCAGGATAGAACCTCGCTCCTACTAATGCCGCGGGATTTCATTCTCTCAAGGGCGTGTAGCGTAAACGATATCGTCAAGCCTTAATCAAGACCTTCAAGCCCCTTGTAACGAGCTCGTTGAGATCCATTTTCCTCTCCAAGAACCCCAAGACCTCTATCCTCACGATGTTCCCCCCCTCATCATAATCCACTATGATCCCATCATCGACCTCATCGCTTTCGGCGACTCTGCCCTCGCGGACCCTAACATAAAGCGTATCCGACCCATGATCGTAGCTGATCCTATACTCATTCATCATTCGGCCACTCTTATCGAAGGGGCATCAAAGGCCCTAATAAGCATTGGCGTTAAACCGCGATGAAGGAGCGCCCGGGCATGCAACCGCCGCGTCGTTCCAATCTCCGGTCATATGTCCAGCCCTGTTTGAAATAAGGCGTGGTGCGGCCGCCGGGATTCGAACCCGGGTCACTGGCGCTCCGCCCGAAGGGTTGGCAGGCCAGCGTCTTAGACCAGGCTGGACTACGGCCGCATCGGCTCCGGGAATTAGCTCCGCTCTTGGCTTTAAAATTTTGTTGGTGCCGAGGGTGTGACTCTCACCGGCATCCGCCGGCTTTGAACACACGACGCCCCGGTATCGGATCCAAGCGGATCTTCAGCCGGGTGCTCTCCATCGCCCCCCATGGGGTCAGGCTGAGCTCTCGAGGGCCCTCCGGCCTACCTCGGCCTACCCTCGGCGACCGATTAAGCCGATCCGAGGGGCTAAATAAAAAATCTTCGCCGCCCGAGCCGGCCTTAGGGGGGCTCGGCCTTATTTATCTCAATGGTTATCGTATCGTTTATGCTGGGCTTGCCCAGCCTTTCGTATTCCTCCTCCGTTATCACCATATCCACCTTGGCGTCCCATTGCCCGCCGGCCGGGATCGGGCCGCCGATGACCAGCCCGCCCGGGAACGCCGCCTCGAACGCCTGTTGAATCCTAGCGGCTATCTCCTCAGCGACCCTTTGCTCCTCCGTCCTCCCGATCGGCTCTATCCTGGCCTTCAGGCCCCTCCTGAGGAGGACCATCCTGACCATGCCTCCGCCCAAGCCCATGACTTGGTGGACCCTCAGCTCCATCATCAACGCAGTGAACACCCGGGAGGGGTTGGGGGAGAGGCCCTATTAAAACCCATCTAACCGCCATCCCGGCCGATGACCTCTATCCTGATCGATTCATCGCCCCTTATCGAAACACCCTTCAGCTTCGATATCATCCCGAGCACGGAGGCCCTTATGATCTCGGAGACGAACCTTTGGATCGGGACCTCGGCGCCGCCGACGATTATCTCGGCCCTCAGGGAGGGCTTGGACCTTATGAGCTCGCAATTCCCCGCATCGGCCCTCCCCTCCGAGATGGCCCAAGCCATCCGATCGCAGGATCCCCATTCGCATCTCCCGCAATCCAAGCCGGGCAACAAGGCCTTCGCTGCCAATCTGGCCCTTTCCCGAGATATGAAGGAAATCGCCCCATTGATCAGGCCATCTAGGGCATCGGCCGAGCCGGGCCCTTGGTAATATACGCCTATCAGCTCGCCCTTGGCCTTGGTCGAAAAATGCTCGGCATCGTCGGCCCCAGCGGCGCAGATTATCTTCCCAACGCCCTCATCCTCGAGGACCTTCGAGGAAAAACCCTCCAATATCATCGAATCGGCCCCGAGGGCCGATGCCAGCGCCTCCAAGGAGGCGATCTCCATCCCCCTGTTCACTATTAGGGCCGTTTGGCCCTCGGAAGCGGCTATCGTAACCTCTGCCCCGGCGGCGGAGTGCCTCCAAGTATCCGTCCCAGGCCTATCGATCGAGAAGCCCTCCTCGGGGATATGCTTAACGGCCGCGGGCCTATGGCCGCGCCTCCTGAGCTCTCGAATCAATGCCTCCACGACCGACGTCTTCCCAGTCTTCTTCCTACCGATCACGGCTATCTTGGGCAACCGGGCCCCGAGGGGATCGATCGATCGCTCCCGGGCATTGGGCATCAGGATCCACCGCCGGCCTCTGCCCTGCGAATTGCCGCGCCGAGCTCCCTCAGGAAGGCCTCGTTCTCCTCCCTCCTGCCCACGGTCACCCTAGCGTGCCCCGGGAGGCCCCAAGGGCCCATATAGCGCACCACTATGCCCGCCCTCAGGAGCTCATCGCAGATCTCCTTCGCCTTTGGCCCGAGCTCGATCAGGACGAAATTGGCCGCGCTGGGCACATAGGCTATGCCAAGCTCCTCAAGGCCGCGATACAATTGGGATTTTCCGGCCTCGGTCATCTCCCTGACCCAAGCCAAATACTCTTCGTCGTCCAAGGCGGCCAAGGCGGCGACTTGGGCCAGCGAATTTACGTTGAAGGGCTCCCTGACCTTATTCATCAACTCTATGACCTCGGGCGATGAAACGGCGTAGCCTATCCTGAGGCCCGCTAGGCCATGGATCTTTGAGAAGGTCCTCGCCGTTATGATGTTCCCCCTCGCTTGGTATTGAAGCGAATCNNNNNNNNNNCCATCCCTATGGGCGTATTCGAAATAGGCCTCATCGAAGAAGACGAGGCAATCGCTTGGGACGGAATCGAGGAACGCCTCCACCTCGCCCTTCGAAACATACGTCCCGGTCGGGTTGTTCGGGTTGGAGATGAATATCAAGCGGGTCCTCGGCCCTATTTGGGAGGCCATCGCCTCCAGATCGTACCTATAGCCCCTCAGCGGGACCTCCTTCACCTTGAGCCCCTCGGCCTTGGCGGCTATCCTATATATTAGGAACGTGGGGGTGGCCGTTAGGATTTCGTCGCCCTTATCAGCGAAGGCCCTTATGGCCATGACTATCAGCTCGTCCGAGCCGTTCCCGAAGATCAGCCTATCCTCGCCGACGCCCAATTTCTCCGAGAGGCGCTTCCGCAAGTAATAGCAGCCGCCCTCGGGATACCGGTTGATGTTGGGCAGGGCCTCCATAAGGGCCTCCAAGGCCCTCGGCGATGGCCCGAAGGGATTCTCATTCGAGGCGAGCTTCACGACCTCCCTAAGGCCGAGCTCCCTTTTGACCTCCTCTATGGGCTTCCCGGGCTTGTAGACCTCGAGATCCCTCAGCTCCGGCTTCACCCTTAGCCCCAAAGCTCCAGCACGCTCCAACGCCCCTCCACTCGGCCGGCCGGGGGTTAAAAAACATCTCCAAGGCTCAAGGGAAGGGCGATGTCCAAAATGGTTCGCTTAAGGATTTGGTGGACCGGCGGGGATTTGAACCCCGGACCTTCCGCATGCCAAGCGGACGATCATACCAGGCTGATCTACCGGCCCTTGGGAATAGTCGAAGCCCGATCGCCTTTATAAATCTCTCACCAATCGGAGATCGCTTCGCCCCTAGGGCCCGCCCCGCTCCGAAGCCCGGTCCATGGGGCCTCCCGCAGATCGCCCCAAGCTTTATCATTGGAAGGGCCCCATTGGAGCCCGTAAGGCGCATGGGCGATGAGGAAGGAGGAACTGCTGATATTGGCCACATTACTTTTCGCCATGCTGATCCTATCGGGCACCATACCGATCGGGCCCATGGCCCCCAAGCCGCAACAAACCATCATAGCGGCTCAAACGGCCGTGGTGACAGTCACCCCGGTTACGGCCATCGTCCCGATAAACTCCACCGCCGTCCCCGAGATAAGGAGCATCCCGGCCCATCCCGCTACCCTGAGCGGCTAGGTCGATGGATGGGCCTCAAAGGCGATTCAATAGCTCGGCGAAGGCCTTGAATGCCTCGCCCTCGGGGGCCCCGGAATGGATCGATGCCAAGGCCAGCTTCCCATATTTCGCCGCCAGCCTCTCCGCTAAGGTCCTACTGGCCATCGGATATCGGCTCCCGATCAGGATCGAGGAGATGGAGGGGCCGGCTGAGGGCGGGGCGGCGGCGGCCACGGTTCCCAGCCTAGCGGCCCCTTCGGCGAATATGCAAATGACCGCGTTCTCCAGCTCCAATAAGGTGGCGGCGAAGAGCCGCCCTCCGATCTCGGCCTCGGCCCTCCTCAGCTCCGGCCTAGGGGCGCCTAAAGCTCATCCCCCTCCTCCGAAACCCTCATCCCCCCGGCCTCTATTATGGCGACGGGCCCTCCGTACCCAGTATAAGCCTTGAGGGTGCCTCGGGATTTATCCAAGCCCTTCAGGAGGCCGAGCCCGAGGAGGAACCCCTCCTTATCCTCTAGACCTAGCAGGGTATTCTCCGGGACCTTTCCTTGAAAGCCCCTAAGCTCCACCGAGGCGAGGCCGAACTCCCTGATGGAGCCCGGGGAGAGCGCCCTCCGGAACCTAGCCCTCCTATGGGCCCGCCTATCCCCCCTAGGCTTGGCCCTAGCCATCTCCGGCGCATCCACATGTATCAGCGGGGCGGATATCATGCCCTCGAGGCCCTCGAGATCCCCGATGCCAACCACTAGGCTCGGCCGCAGCCCCTCGACCATCCTAGCCTTATAGGGGAGGCCATCCCCCTCCAGCCATCCATCCGTGTTAACGATGGCCGGGGAGCCTTGGGCTAGCCTCTCGATCAACCTCCCCATCCCAGCTATTATCCTATCCTCGACCCCTTGGGGGCTGACGCGGCCTATGAAAATGGATAGGTCGGCGGAGAGCTCCGAGAGCGAGCTCACGGCCGCCCTCGCCCAAGAGGCGCAGATCGTCCCGGGAGGGCCGATCTCGCATTGGCCAACATCCGCATCGATGATCAATGCCCCGCCCGCCCTCTCGATAAGCCCATTGGCGGCCATTATGCAAAAGGCGTTCTTCCCTGAATCTGGCCCCCCAATGACGAGGACCGCTCCGCCATCCGCATTCCATACGGCTTCGAGGGCACCCCTCCAGGAGCGGGGTATCGGATCCTCCGGAACCTTCCTCAGCTCCCCACCTTCCCCCAGCCTCACCCATAGGAGCGAATCCTCCCTGAAGGCCATTGGGAGGCTGTTCCCAGACCTTACTAGGATCTGCCTCCCCGGATCCAAGATCGCTCCAAAAGCCTCGGCCGATCCGGATTTTAGTCGGGCGAGCGCAGGGCCCAAGAGAATCGCGAACTCCCCGGCCTTGAAATCGAAGATCGCTCCTCCCTCAAGGGAGCCCTTGACGCCATTACCAAGGCCCAAGCGATTCACCCGCCCAAGAAGCCCATCTTCTCCAAGAGCCTCGCGGCCGTCCTCGTCAATTCCTCGGGCCTCAATTCATCCCTTTTGAACCACCTCGTTTCCTCCGCATCCCCCGATGCCCTCGCCGATCCCCCCAAGGGCTTGGCCAAAAAATCCACTAGGACGTAATGGAACCTGACTCTCCCATCCTCATCCCTCACTATGTTGTCGACCACGTCCAACAGCGCCCCCACCTCCACCTCCACCCCGGTCTCCTCTAGTATCTCCCGCCTCACGGCATCCCTCAGGCGCTCCCCGAGCTCCACGAGGCCCCCGGGTATTGACCAAAGCCCCTTGCCGGGCTCGTATTTCCGCTTCACTAATAGGACTTCGTCATCCCTTATTACGACCGCGCCGACCCCCACGAGCGGGGCCCTCGGATATTCCCTGCCCAAGGCCATGGCATCCATCCGCCTTGAAATCCTTAATTAACTTCCATCCCTAAGGCTGACGGGACCATAAAAATAAAAGCGATGCGCGGGTTGGAAGAGGTCCGAAGGATAAGCACCGGCTGCCGCGCCCTCGACGACCTCATGGGCGGGGGATACCCGGTTGGGCGCCTGAGCTTGATCTATGGGGAGGCCTCGAGCGGCAAGACCACGTTGGCCCTCATGGCGAGCGCCGAGCAGGCGAGGAGGCGGCTCAAGGTCCTCTACATAGATTCGGACGGATGTTTCTCCTGCGAGAGGTTCCTCCAATTGGCCGGAGATCCAGGATCCTTGGAAATGGTCTTCGTCTCCTCACCATCTAATTTCTGGGATCAGAACGGGCTCATCCTGAACTTGGAGGCGTTCCTCATGGCCAGCGCTGGCCTCGTGGTTGTGGATTCAATAACGGCCTTATACAGGCTCGCCCTTGGATCCGGCGGAGATGCGGTCGCGTTGAACAAGGGGCTGTCGAAGCAGCTGGCATATCTGAAGGGGTTATCGAGGGCTAGGGGCTTGCCGATCCTGATAACCTCCCAAGTCAGATGGTCTGGCGGGGATTCGGCCGAGCCGGTGGCCAAGAGGATATTGGAATATTGGTCCGATGCGATCATAGGCTTGAGGAGGTCCCAAGGCGGCCTCAGGGAGGTATCGATTCTCAGGAATCCGGGCTCAAAGGGCTCCGGGAGGGGCCTCTTCTCAATTGAGGAGGGGGGATTCGCCGCGCTCCGTGGCCCAATCCCTTTTTAATAAAAGGGGCCCCCAATAGAGCCCCGAAATGGCCGCAGCGATAGGCTACGAGGACGCCCTATGGGCCCTATACTTCATAATCCCCGCCTATTCCTCGAACTCCCTCCCGACGATCTTCAAGGGCGGCCCGCCAATAGATGGCGGAAGGATATTCATAGATGGGAAGAGGATCTTTGGCCCCAGCAAGACCTTAAGGGGGCTCCTCGGCGGCCTCCTTGGGGGCTCCCTCTTCGGCCTTTTGGAATCCGCCCTGCTCGGTTGGGAGCTCCTCCCCTTCGCCCTACTGGTCTCGGCGGGATCCCTCCTCGGGGACCTCTTGGGATCCTTCCTCAAGAGGCGCTTGGGCTTGCCCCCGGGATCCCCGGCGCCCCTCTTGGATCAACTGGATTTCGTTCTGGGGGGCTTGGCCCTTTCGTGCCCGCTCTACGGGATCCCGCTGGGCTCGATAGCCATACTCTTGGCGATAACCCCGCCGATCCACCTCTTGGCCAATCTTCTGGCATATAGGGCTGGGCTCAAGGATCGGCCTTGGTAGGCCCGGGTTCAGCTGACCTTTTGGTTTAAAAGGGATAGGGAATAGAACACGGCCAAGAGGATTAAGGAGAACCCGATGAGGAGGTTCAAATAGGCCTCCCTTGGCCTATATATGAGCCTCGTGCTTTTATAGAGGTAGTAAAAGCCCGCGAGTCCGACCACATATAAGACGGCGGCCACGAGGCTCTCGTTCAAGGTTTGGACGTTTACGCTGCCGGGGTATAGGAAGGACCATCTCCCCTGCCCGATGGATATCATGGCCAAAGGCCTCTCCAGTAGATTGTAGATGCCCCCCATCAGCGCGA
This region of Candidatus Bathyarchaeia archaeon genomic DNA includes:
- the mobB gene encoding molybdopterin-guanine dinucleotide biosynthesis protein B, which encodes MPNARERSIDPLGARLPKIAVIGRKKTGKTSVVEALIRELRRRGHRPAAVKHIPEEGFSIDRPGTDTWRHSAAGAEVTIAASEGQTALIVNRGMEIASLEALASALGADSMILEGFSSKVLEDEGVGKIICAAGADDAEHFSTKAKGELIGVYYQGPGSADALDGLINGAISFISRERARLAAKALLPGLDCGRCEWGSCDRMAWAISEGRADAGNCELIRSKPSLRAEIIVGGAEVPIQRFVSEIIRASVLGMISKLKGVSIRGDESIRIEVIGRDGG
- a CDS encoding CDP-2,3-bis-(O-geranylgeranyl)-sn-glycerol synthase, whose protein sequence is MAAAIGYEDALWALYFIIPAYSSNSLPTIFKGGPPIDGGRIFIDGKRIFGPSKTLRGLLGGLLGGSLFGLLESALLGWELLPFALLVSAGSLLGDLLGSFLKRRLGLPPGSPAPLLDQLDFVLGGLALSCPLYGIPLGSIAILLAITPPIHLLANLLAYRAGLKDRPW
- a CDS encoding aminotransferase class I/II-fold pyridoxal phosphate-dependent enzyme; this translates as MERAGALGLRVKPELRDLEVYKPGKPIEEVKRELGLREVVKLASNENPFGPSPRALEALMEALPNINRYPEGGCYYLRKRLSEKLGVGEDRLIFGNGSDELIVMAIRAFADKGDEILTATPTFLIYRIAAKAEGLKVKEVPLRGYRYDLEAMASQIGPRTRLIFISNPNNPTGTYVSKGEVEAFLDSVPSDCLVFFDEAYFEYAHRDG
- a CDS encoding NUDIX hydrolase; translated protein: MDAMALGREYPRAPLVGVGAVVIRDDEVLLVKRKYEPGKGLWSIPGGLVELGERLRDAVRREILEETGVEVEVGALLDVVDNIVRDEDGRVRFHYVLVDFLAKPLGGSARASGDAEETRWFKRDELRPEELTRTAARLLEKMGFLGG
- a CDS encoding Clp1/GlmU family protein, which codes for MGLGNGVKGSLEGGAIFDFKAGEFAILLGPALARLKSGSAEAFGAILDPGRQILVRSGNSLPMAFREDSLLWVRLGEGGELRKVPEDPIPRSWRGALEAVWNADGGAVLVIGGPDSGKNAFCIMAANGLIERAGGALIIDADVGQCEIGPPGTICASWARAAVSSLSELSADLSIFIGRVSPQGVEDRIIAGMGRLIERLAQGSPAIVNTDGWLEGDGLPYKARMVEGLRPSLVVGIGDLEGLEGMISAPLIHVDAPEMARAKPRGDRRAHRRARFRRALSPGSIREFGLASVELRGFQGKVPENTLLGLEDKEGFLLGLGLLKGLDKSRGTLKAYTGYGGPVAIIEAGGMRVSEEGDEL
- a CDS encoding ATPase domain-containing protein, whose product is MEEVRRISTGCRALDDLMGGGYPVGRLSLIYGEASSGKTTLALMASAEQARRRLKVLYIDSDGCFSCERFLQLAGDPGSLEMVFVSSPSNFWDQNGLILNLEAFLMASAGLVVVDSITALYRLALGSGGDAVALNKGLSKQLAYLKGLSRARGLPILITSQVRWSGGDSAEPVAKRILEYWSDAIIGLRRSQGGLREVSILRNPGSKGSGRGLFSIEEGGFAALRGPIPF
- a CDS encoding aminotransferase class I/II-fold pyridoxal phosphate-dependent enzyme; protein product: DSLQYQARGNIITARTFSKIHGLAGLRIGYAVSSPEVIELMNKVREPFNVNSLAQVAALAALDDEEYLAWVREMTEAGKSQLYRGLEELGIAYVPSAANFVLIELGPKAKEICDELLRAGIVVRYMGPWGLPGHARVTVGRREENEAFLRELGAAIRRAEAGGGS
- a CDS encoding DUF2283 domain-containing protein — protein: MNEYRISYDHGSDTLYVRVREGRVAESDEVDDGIIVDYDEGGNIVRIEVLGFLERKMDLNELVTRGLKVLIKA
- a CDS encoding DUF4258 domain-containing protein, giving the protein MTISFTLHALERMKSRGISRSEVLSCLENPDKVIKLGGAIRALNPWLGFCIG